GTGAGCGAGAACCCCATCACCTCCTTGGAATGCTTTTCCCAAACAAAGCCCGGAGTGAACAAACGCTACTTTCAGCAGGCTAGAGGAAGCATGAAGTCCTCGTAGATGATGGCGGATATGACCCACAGTGGGGCTTTATAACCCTTCGATGAAGTGAGGCGCCAAGGGACGCCAGGTGTTATGACTGCCTGTTGCAGTGCTCGTTGATCTGAGTCAATGGAGAGGACTGCTGTTAAGCCAGCAAACGTTTTTTAATCACCATTGAAAACACGTGTGACCAACGCAGCCTGTTTTGAGGATCTGGGGCTCTCAGACAGTTGGCAAACTGTGTTGTGCTTAAACCACATTTACAATTGTTCTGAGAATTAGATAGAAAGTTTCCCTTGAAGTTTTGGAGGATGTCAGAAAATTTCGGCCATACTCCAGGTCTTAGATTTAAATGTATGGCATTACCATatgctttcaaaacagctaaaaataataataaaaacatagtTACTCACTGGAGCTGAAAACGATTGGTTTAGTTATGAATCACATGAATATATATTCCAGGCTTAAATACAGCTAGATACAGGGGTTTAGTAATTCACGCCAAAACAGTGTGCATCTTCATGAACAAAatgaaaaaacaacaactttccaggatttatttcaaacaacaaTACTGAGTATATTAAGCAAATCATACAGaatgaattaaaaacaaattaaaGGCTATAAGCTTTACAGTAAACGTAGCGGCAGTTGGTTCCACTGATATTCAGCAGTGCTGCCATAACAGTTTTACAGGTTGAAGGACAATCAAATGTATGTAGGAGCATagagacaggagcagagagacaggagcagggagacaggagcagagagacagaagacagCTGAAAGTTTTACCGGCTGTGAGGACCAGCAGTGTCAGAGCATTTCATTTTTAATGGTCCCGCATCAGTCGTTTGACTGGGACATCAGAGTGCTCTGTACAGGATGACATAGTGCACAGTTCCTGACATGTAGTCTCCAAGGACCCCCGGGCTCCCCGGGCTCCTGGGTTTGTTAGCTGGTGTGTGCATTGCTTGCTGGAGATACAAATGAAATTGTAGATTACTTGAGCTTTGGTAATGGGGAGTTCAGTTGTTTTCCTGTACATGAATACAGTTCATGTACAGGAAACAAATAAACTGTAAAGTTGAAAATGCAAATGTAGTGTTTATATATTTACGATATATTTAAGCCTAATTGaaatatatttatacaaatcaGATTGAAGTAGTAAATGGTTTCAAGCCATACCTACAAATTATCTTTCAATCGCCATTTTTCCAGCTTTTAATCATGTATCAACAGGAATTGACCTCGATCTTCCCTTCTCCAACAGCCCTGCTCAAGTACCACCTGCTGGACTCGGTGCAGTGCTCCGAGGCCATTATGTCTGGCACTTCATATGAGACTCTGGAGGGTACCAACATCGAGATCGGCTGCGATGGAGACAGCCTCACCGTCAACGGCATCAAGATGGTCCTGAAGAAGGATATCGTCACGACCAACGGCGTCATCCACCTGATCGACGAGGTCCTCATGCCAGACTCAGGTTAGCATCCTCACATTTAAATACAACCTTAAGGTTGCATTAAATGAAAGACCGCGTCTCCTGTAAGCGGCCAACGCACCACCAGATTCTAAACGTCGGCCGCTACAATTTTGTTTCTAAGCAAAACAGGTGATGGAGCTGGTGGGGCCCTCGCAGGCCACCTTTGGAGATATGGTAGCAGAGCTGGGACTCTCGGCCGCCATGAGACCGCAGGCCGATTACACACTCCTGGCCCCACTCAATGCAGCCTTCACCGGTGGGTGTCTCTCAATCCACTCGCCGACATTCTGACTGGATGCTCTACTGCTTCTGAATTCACTCACTAAACCACCAGCTTCATTTTCTCCACCACTCTTATCCGGCATGCTGCAACAACCTCTTGTTAGGGGAGAAACAGCCTATATATGTTTTCCCTCTTTTCTTGATTTAtatctctacctgtctctcttaTTGGTCTAGGACACGATTCGGTCGTCATGTAAATATTTGATTCATACTCACTGTGAGGGAGGAAAGAAATATTATTTACGTAAACAAGATCTTTGCCTCTGCTAGCAGGAGCTACGCGTAAAGCTACATTTTACGCTAGTGAACCTCTGCTAGCAGGAGCTACGCGTAAAGCTACATTTTACGCTAGTGAACCTGCATGTGCAGCAGTTCCTCTCCACCGTATGAAGTTCAAAGCTTTTTCGGTTTGTTGTGTAGTCCTCGATGTGTCCAGAGTACAGTATTCTGCTCCTGCAGTTTAGCTGCAGATGTCCGTAGGGGCCGACCCGGACGGCTCAcccccctacaccctcaccGCTTTAAATGCTGTGGATTTGTGATTTATGGCTGTGCTGAAACAAGTCATCATTTGGCATTTACAGGGTATTTTACATCATTTACGGGCACGTTAGAGGGGAAAAACGATAGAGCTTCAGGCAATAATAACTGAAAACTCAGTCTTAAATTTTCTTTCCATAAACTGCTGACTGaaccagaaaaaaaaactccagAAAAAGACGACAGAAGCTGTTGGATGGTGTTATGTAGACGAGTAAAGTGGTATGGGCAATTTAGTGGAGGGAACAGTTGAGATGATTTTATGCGTAAGTCCAGTTACAGTGTTGATGTCACCCAGAACTGTAGAGAAAATAATTCCTTGCAGTTCAAATATCTGCTTTTTCCTGACGTGTGCCCCAGATGAGGTCATGTCCATGGACCAGCGCTTCCTGAAGATCATTCTGGAGAACCATGTTCTGAAGAACAAGGTCGTGCTTGGTGAGCTCTTCAACGGGCAGCGCCTTGAGACCTTGGCGGGGAAGTTCCTCAGGGTGTTTGTCTATCGTACGGTGAGGATCCATGCACAGCAAACATTATTTCTGTATAGTTGATGTTTTCTTTTAGGAACTAGCATGAGATTAGATTTACTCAGTGAGTGTCTTCTTTTGAAGTCTCTGCTCAGTTAACTTACATCATCTGTGTGTTGGCTCCAGGATAAGTGACGATCAATTGATGTATTTGCTTCTATCAGTTATACATGTTTTGATATGGTACTCATAATTGAGCATCAAAGACCACCAAAACAGCTGGGATTTATGAACGGAATTTAAAAACATCTCATAATGTAAATCTCATTCATGTAAAATGCGAGCAAGTATGTTAAATATGGCACAAACAATAACTGTTTATGGaacattaaatgttttaatAATGAAATCCATATATAAGCCTGTAAACACCTGACAATTTACACCTGATGAGTAAAGCTGATGTGTTTCAGTCTGACACATGGTCATAGCAGAACAAGATTCAAGGCCGACAGTGATCCATGATGATGTCATAATCTGACCATCATAAATATAAATGAGATGTGTttcatattttatgcatatacATATGGATATGTAAATGAATAGCACAGCCCCGCCCCATTTCAATGTCTCACCTGTCATGATAGGCTGTCTGCATTGAGAATGCCTGCTTGATTCGAGGAAGTAAAGAAGGAACCAATGGGGCTCTCCATCTTATGAAGACCCTGATCAAACCGGCGGAAGGCACCATGTTCAAACTGCTAACCGACCATGGCGGTTTCAAGtaagacaaaacatttcaaTATAGCTCGCAAGCTTATTTAGGCTTCTATAGTGTAAACAGTATTTATCATCTTGAGTTTAGATATATTTACACATGCGTAAATGGATTCTGTGATGTGAGTCATAGTTTAGTTACCATAGAACATGCGTATCAGTCAGAATCTTAAGCAATAATATGATCAGGGTCAAGGGCGGTTGAGTGGGGTAGTTGAATGGGGCAGTTGAGTGGGGCGGTTGAGTGGGGTAGTTGAATGGGGTAGTTGAATGGGGCAGTTGAGTGGGGCAGTTGAGTGGGGTAGTTGAATGGGGCAGTTGAGTGGGGCAGTTGAGTGGGGTAGTTGAATGGGGCAGTTGAGTGGGGGACTCTCACGACTAGTGTGTTTGCAGGATCTTTCTGTCTCTGATGGAGGCGGCTGGGCTGACGGATCTGTTGAAGCAGGAGGGAGATTTCACACTCTTCGCCCCTACTGATGAGGCTCTTGCAGGCCTTAGTCAAAGGGATCTCTCCATTTTGAAAAGTGAGTACCAGTCTTTGGAAGCATTTTACTTTacactgtaaacatgtgattaCGCCATAATATGCATAACAATGTATCAATGTATCAAAGTAACAATGTATAACAACACAATGACGCTCTCTCTTTACGTAAGAGAACACGGTATTAGTCTGTGTTTAGAAGATACTGAGCATTAGTGGATGGTTGCTTGCAATCCATTACATGTTCATCAATGTTAGAATTGCACAATGTAATGGTGAAATGTGAAAATCCTTCATTATTGAAGGATTAAGTGTAAGTTAGCCTAGGCGCTATTTTTTGAGTGTGCTTGTATGTTAGTAATTTGGAACATGTCCTTGTCTTGGTTAGGCGATCCCAACGCTCTGAAGACCATCTTGCTGTACCACTTCAGCAACGGCATCTTCATTGGTGGAGGACTGGAGACTGGGGTCACCAACCTGCTCAAGTCTCTCCAGGGAAGCAACCTCAAAGTCCTGTATGTAAGTGTCCTCAAGCCCATCTCTTCTGGACATCTCAGCCCTTGTGTTCTGCATCTGCCAATCAGGGGCCTCAAATCAAACTTGATCTTTTAAGAACTTTTAAAGGTCCCCCTGCTATCTGTCAGCTGGGTTAACCAATGGTATATGAAATGGCTGTGTTTTAAAGAATGAGGGATTACTTGACTTGCCTATATACAATGCATTCAACATCTCCATTTATATCCATCAAACTTTATTCTTTTATCTCTTTATTCTTGACAGAGGTTAtaggggttttagttatgatatttaactaagtgcagaagaaggattaaTGTGcgtaaaaatgtaataaattatCTGACTCCAAAATATAGTTGAAAAGATACTATGggaactcacttctcaaatagctCAGTGCAGGTTATAATATATGCCTAATCAACTTTATAAAGCTCCTTGCTATCAACAACAGCCTACTTTGTCAAAGGTTCACCATAAACATGTGCAGCGGATAATTTATGGGCAATTGGTGTTGGCATACATGTACCTTTATCTGATACTAATCATGAATCCATCTAGCCCATTATTGCTATAACCAACGGAGACTGTGGTTACACAATTAACCAGTTTTTCTTTAACAACCAGCAAAATATTAAACAATACAACTATTCTAAATTAAAGTAACACAAGATAATGTACCCAATGGAAACAGAGGAATACAGGCAGGTGCAGGGTGACTCACTGAGTGGAAAGAACAGCCCCAAGACCCAATGAGAAAAAGAAGAGCCCCTACACCAAATCCCTCTCCCTTTAGGACCCCCCAGCATATCCAAGCACTTTTTTTTAAAccgttaaccaatgggaatcaggttgaTGGTTTAGACAACAGAGTTCATTTGCATACAGAGCTCACAGGACCCCCACATTGGGGTGAAGTCTACGAACTTTCCCAGTAAGTCAGTAAGCTTTAAATACGCCACTTTTCCCACTACACAACATGCTGCAAAATGATTGATATAACTGGTCATGATTGATATAACTGGATATAattggtcagttttatcccatttcCATGGGAACTTCCTAATACTTCCCGCACTGTGTTTATCTGTGACCTCCAGGGAAAGGTCACCATTTGTTACCACCCATGTGGTTTTACACAAGAACACCACATCCTGCATTCCCCTCAGGAACATTAGATCCTGCCGCAACTACAAGGGAGAGAAAAAATGAATTTGCCCTTTTGATGTGTTGGAAAAGAAGCCTGAAGAATAATATGTCAGGATTGCTGTAAAGATGAAGGGACAAAGATTACAGGATAGAAGACATAAACTGTCCTTTGATATTATTTCATTAGCCTCTCATCACTGAGGTGGCCATTTTAATTGGCAGATTAATGCATCACATTTAAAAGTTAATTAGATAACATAGCTAGAAAGAGCGTCACAGTTTCTCACAAAAACAGAGCAAAGAATCACTGGTGCGCCACAGGACGAAGGCACAGTTGGATATGAGTGGAAATGGTATAGATTGCACTGTATTCCTTTGATTCATTCTGAAATGTTGCTTTCATGCAGGCAAACGACTCCATGCAGGTGAATTCTGTACGAGTGCCCGAGCAAGATCTCATGGCTACCAACGGAGTTGTTCACTTTGTGAAGAGCCTCCTGTTTCCTGAAGGTGTGGAATGCAACACTTTCCTCAAAATAGTGCCAGcagtaaatgaacaaaatagtTCTGAATATCAATCATCGATTGTCTGAATATCATTTTGCAGATGTTCCAGTTGGGAACCAGGATCTTTTCAACCTCCTGAAAAGAATCATCAAGATCATTCAGATCAAGGTACCAGGAACAGGAAACCGCTCCATCCCATCAGTCACCCTTCAGGGTCGTTTACTACCAAACACTTTTGAACATGCGAGAATTTATGCCCTGAGGTCATTCATATCTTTCTCAGGATCACTATGACATGTATCAAAATGACTTCTTTGTATAATATACTGCAGCAAACAGGTTTCAGGGCTCTGGAGATTCATGTAATTCGATTTCCTTTTAGCATGGTTAATTAGTGCTGAACCATTACTCATTACCCATTGGTCTTTTGTGCATCAGTTTGTATCAGGATACAGATTTCAGGAAATCCCCCTGACCTTCATGAGTAAGTATAATAAATCACACTTTTAGAAACTTTGCATTtgtttttatgagtttttgtaAGTGTTTCTTGATGTTTCTTTTCTtctaaatgtttttttgttaTTGTCTTTCAGAGCGGTTCAGCACAGGTAATATTTCGTGGTGAAGACACTAACAGTTCATGCCTAGTTTCTAGAATGTTATGTTGTGAACATTTCGTCATTCACGTTATTTCCTTTATTTTCCAACGATGTTACCAAAGTGACAAGAGTAACTGAGAGGGAGCCCACTATTACTAAAGTTATTCGAGTCATTGAAGGGGAACCAAGCCTCACCAAGGTTACAAGGATCATCGAAGGAAAGCCAACCTTCACCAAGGTTACAGGGGTCATCGAAGGTAAATGTATTTTGATCTCATTACATTGCAATATTCTATGACATAAATTTTAAATGTAGTGTGAAAGAAATTTGTCTTTCTGAGCTTAGAGGCTAATAAATATGTTTTGCTTAGAATTTATGCACTCCAATGTGGGACTACTGAACCTGAAAAGGTGAAGGTTTAACCATCGTTCTTCAAGTGATACTCCGATACATGATGTAACATATTTTCCCAAAAGTGTCCATATCCGCCTTGTGCGTTGGAAATTTGGAAGGGATTAACCAATGACTAATCAGTGCTTAATGTTCTGCACCAACAGGTCCTGAGTTCTTGGTCAGCAGCTCCTCCAATGTGGAGCTATATGGTAGCGTGATGTTTTGACTAACACTTTCCTCAAGCATGCTGACAGAAGAACTAAATCCATTTCTCCATTGTCGTTTTCCCCTCACAAACCTGGGTTTATGAttaacagctctctctctctcccccttgtTATAATGACTGCACTCGCAACCCGATCTCTCAAGAAGATTCGTAGGAATCAGAAAATTATTAGCATTGACAATTCTGAATTTAGATTTTGTATAGAGTGGTAAACAGCTATGACTGCTAAATACACTATAGCATATGTATTTTTTTCTAATTCCTACGAATTTGCCAACGAGTGTTTTCTTTTGGGTTCTGAAACAAGGTTAAAGGCAGCTTCCTGTAGAGTTATTTTCTGTGGTTTTCAGATTTTCTTACATGTCCTGTCCCAGTTTTCTCTCCTCTGTAACTAAAGCTTTGATGCACATATTAATGTGATCTAACTGGTTTCCTTGTCCAGGTCCCGATGCAGAGTTCTCTACCATGAATATAGATCTAGAGAAATTTAAAGGTGAGTTTCTTCTATATTGCAGTGCTAATCATCAATATTTTATAAATGATTAGTTAAGACTTGCATTCTCTGATTGAATTATTAGCAGAGGGATCAAGACGAGTTCCTGGACGACGGGTGCCAGGTAATCCTTTGAGAATTATTTTACATGTGCAATAGTAGCACAGTTGCAACATAAGGTTCCATTTGCAGCATAGACCATAAATGAGAATTTACTATCAACCATTAACATTCTGGATGGTCTTATGCAGTTTCCATTAAGAGTGGGTTCCCAGTTGTGTCATTGTATGCCGATCCTTGGAAACTCAAAAATTTGATAATGTAGAATGTAGATGTGACCTGCTGATCTTCTTCCTCCATGTTTGATCTTCAGCGGGGGTCAGGAGGAGAACCCGAATGACCAGCTCTGCCCAGGCGCAGTAAGAGGAGAAACGAGGACCTTTAAGTGGTTAAAGACAAACAAAGGTTCAAGGGACGTGGAATCACTTGTTTAAGAAAAGACTGAGCTCCCCTTATGAGATGCTTTTGGATCAGTATTGTTGGAACTTGGTTCAAACCAAAACATAGAGACAAATGCAATATTGATGATTAGTATTTGATCagtatttgttgtttttaccaGAAAGGGAGTAATTTGTGTTCAAATATATCTGGTCAAAACCGGGATGTTAAAAGGTCCCTCTGTATGTAAGTTGCTTTTAAAGGATTTTTGTGGAGGGTTGCATTAGGAACAGTAGGATACTGCAGAAAACACACGCAGGATCACATGTCATGtgacaaagacagaaaaaacgAACAAAAGAAGAACAAAAGTGTATATCTAaaacgtgtgtgcatgtgaaagacCTGTAAATTTGCCGCAGCAGATCTGTTTGTGGGAATATCTATGTGTGTCCAGGTTTTGTTGGATTGAGGTTTACTTCTGCATGGCCAAAGATTTTACGGTGCTCATGTTCAGTATTTTTTCCATTAAAGAATAAAAATGTGCAACATTTTGATAAAAAAGTCTCTCTAAGACTGATCATTCAAATTTTATAGTTTTCTACTTTCCATTTGTCAAACAGAATAGAATATGTAATTATAAGAAAATTTGCAGTTCACAAGATTACAACTTAGTAGAAAAACCAACCTCTTACATGGAACCTTATGGCTTAGATGAATTTGAGAGATATTCACTCATGCTCCTATATATAAATACTAAATCATTCGTGCCTGAGTTTGTGGACTGGCTCCATGGCTTGTTAGGACAGACAGAACGGCCCTAGGCTCCTGCTGTCCAGTTTCTTTACATGTATTTCAACACTTTGTGATTTTCCTGAGCAGCTGACAACATCACGACCCCGCGAGGCATGTCAGTGTAGATATCAGTAGTGAAAGGGGCGCAGTGTATTTCTGTCATCAGCACATAGTATGTTACCTGAGGTCAGTAAGACAAAGTTTGAGTTGCTTTCTCTTCAGGCATTTTGGGAGTAGGAAAATGTGCTTTATGAAATgaaaaacatttatataaaGTGGGAAGTTTTTGTTAAAATGTTGGTTTTAAAGCTATTTTTTACAATTTCATTGAGCTAGTTTAATTCCAATTCTTCTTATTATAACAATGTTAGTGCTGGACAGGAAACAGATGGATACGATGGACAGAGATTGATTTAAATAGAGGGTTTATGACATGGACGTTGATTAAATTTGCCTGGAATGTCAACACCTATTTTAGGAAACTTTTTTCCAAGTGTTATTTCttcattttcacacacaatTTTGTCCAAAAGTATATATGTAAAAGTATTAATACCAAAGTGATTTTCTAGGCTTTGAACTGGACAGTGGTGGCAGAGATCCTTCTTCTCACATCTGGTTGTGCTTCCcatgctgtgttgttgttgtttggccCTTGTCTTCAGTATGGTGGCCCGGAGGTACCCAGCTGAGATTAATTTACAATGGGACAGTGTGTTTGATTTCATACTTCATTAAACTTGTAAATTACAGACCCTGccccctccaaaaaaaaaaaaaaagattatttcAAACTCTTCTGTTAAATTCCTTCATGTAATGTGGTTCATATTCTCAAAGATGTTGTGCTATAAACCCCTTTATATGTGTAATATATTATGTTTTACAGTTTTTCAAATTTATGCCTGATTTAATTCTCCTAGTTGCTGCCACAATGTAGTTTAAGATAGAACACATACTGTGCATAGAGCAGTCAGGCAGTGGTAAACACAAAGCCTTCAACACAAGGCCGTCTGGCGGACGGTTTCAGGAGGCACTTCTGCATGTTGGCAACACTCT
This sequence is a window from Brachyhypopomus gauderio isolate BG-103 chromosome 16, BGAUD_0.2, whole genome shotgun sequence. Protein-coding genes within it:
- the postnb gene encoding periostin, osteoblast specific factor b isoform X3 codes for the protein MKVVFAATFALFVLSALDHVDSSAYDKIVAHSRIRAKKEGPNVCALQQVVGTKKKYFSTCRNWYQGSICGRKASVLYECCPGYMKLDGMRGCPAVAPIDNVYGTLGLVNAMTTQKYSAMSKLREEIEGPGSFTFFAPSNEAWDLLDADVRSDLVTNVNIELYNALHYHMANKRFLTKDLKNGLSITSMYGDLSLHINHYPNGIVTVNCARIIYGNQVATNGVVHVIDRVITAVGNNIQDVIDVTDELSSLSNVVTASGLMDKLGEPGHLTLFAPTNDAFSKLDREVLDRLMGDKGALQALLKYHLLDSVQCSEAIMSGTSYETLEGTNIEIGCDGDSLTVNGIKMVLKKDIVTTNGVIHLIDEVLMPDSAKQVMELVGPSQATFGDMVAELGLSAAMRPQADYTLLAPLNAAFTDEVMSMDQRFLKIILENHVLKNKVVLGELFNGQRLETLAGKFLRVFVYRTAVCIENACLIRGSKEGTNGALHLMKTLIKPAEGTMFKLLTDHGGFKIFLSLMEAAGLTDLLKQEGDFTLFAPTDEALAGLSQRDLSILKSDPNALKTILLYHFSNGIFIGGGLETGVTNLLKSLQGSNLKVLYANDSMQVNSVRVPEQDLMATNGVVHFVKSLLFPEDVPVGNQDLFNLLKRIIKIIQIKFVSGYRFQEIPLTFMKRFSTVTRVTEREPTITKVIRVIEGEPSLTKVTRIIEGKPTFTKVTGVIEGPDAEFSTMNIDLEKFKAEGSRRVPGRRVPAGVRRRTRMTSSAQAQ
- the postnb gene encoding periostin, osteoblast specific factor b isoform X4, whose protein sequence is MKVVFAATFALFVLSALDHVDSSAYDKIVAHSRIRAKKEGPNVCALQQVVGTKKKYFSTCRNWYQGSICGRKASVLYECCPGYMKLDGMRGCPAVAPIDNVYGTLGLVNAMTTQKYSAMSKLREEIEGPGSFTFFAPSNEAWDLLDADVRSDLVTNVNIELYNALHYHMANKRFLTKDLKNGLSITSMYGDLSLHINHYPNGIVTVNCARIIYGNQVATNGVVHVIDRVITAVGNNIQDVIDVTDELSSLSNVVTASGLMDKLGEPGHLTLFAPTNDAFSKLDREVLDRLMGDKGALQALLKYHLLDSVQCSEAIMSGTSYETLEGTNIEIGCDGDSLTVNGIKMVLKKDIVTTNGVIHLIDEVLMPDSAKQVMELVGPSQATFGDMVAELGLSAAMRPQADYTLLAPLNAAFTDEVMSMDQRFLKIILENHVLKNKVVLGELFNGQRLETLAGKFLRVFVYRTAVCIENACLIRGSKEGTNGALHLMKTLIKPAEGTMFKLLTDHGGFKIFLSLMEAAGLTDLLKQEGDFTLFAPTDEALAGLSQRDLSILKSDPNALKTILLYHFSNGIFIGGGLETGVTNLLKSLQGSNLKVLYANDSMQVNSVRVPEQDLMATNGVVHFVKSLLFPEDVPVGNQDLFNLLKRIIKIIQIKFVSGYRFQEIPLTFMKRFSTVTRVTEREPTITKVIRVIEGEPSLTKVTRIIEGKPTFTKVTGVIEGPDAEFSTMNIDLEKFKEGSRRVPGRRVPAGVRRRTRMTSSAQAQ
- the postnb gene encoding periostin, osteoblast specific factor b isoform X1, which gives rise to MKVVFAATFALFVLSALDHVDSSAYDKIVAHSRIRAKKEGPNVCALQQVVGTKKKYFSTCRNWYQGSICGRKASVLYECCPGYMKLDGMRGCPAVAPIDNVYGTLGLVNAMTTQKYSAMSKLREEIEGPGSFTFFAPSNEAWDLLDADVRSDLVTNVNIELYNALHYHMANKRFLTKDLKNGLSITSMYGDLSLHINHYPNGIVTVNCARIIYGNQVATNGVVHVIDRVITAVGNNIQDVIDVTDELSSLSNVVTASGLMDKLGEPGHLTLFAPTNDAFSKLDREVLDRLMGDKGALQALLKYHLLDSVQCSEAIMSGTSYETLEGTNIEIGCDGDSLTVNGIKMVLKKDIVTTNGVIHLIDEVLMPDSAKQVMELVGPSQATFGDMVAELGLSAAMRPQADYTLLAPLNAAFTDEVMSMDQRFLKIILENHVLKNKVVLGELFNGQRLETLAGKFLRVFVYRTAVCIENACLIRGSKEGTNGALHLMKTLIKPAEGTMFKLLTDHGGFKIFLSLMEAAGLTDLLKQEGDFTLFAPTDEALAGLSQRDLSILKSDPNALKTILLYHFSNGIFIGGGLETGVTNLLKSLQGSNLKVLYANDSMQVNSVRVPEQDLMATNGVVHFVKSLLFPEDVPVGNQDLFNLLKRIIKIIQIKFVSGYRFQEIPLTFMKRFSTVTRVTEREPTITKVIRVIEGEPSLTKVTRIIEGKPTFTKVTGVIEGPEFLVSSSSNVELYGPDAEFSTMNIDLEKFKAEGSRRVPGRRVPAGVRRRTRMTSSAQAQ
- the postnb gene encoding periostin, osteoblast specific factor b isoform X2; translated protein: MKVVFAATFALFVLSALDHVDSSAYDKIVAHSRIRAKKEGPNVCALQQVVGTKKKYFSTCRNWYQGSICGRKASVLYECCPGYMKLDGMRGCPAVAPIDNVYGTLGLVNAMTTQKYSAMSKLREEIEGPGSFTFFAPSNEAWDLLDADVRSDLVTNVNIELYNALHYHMANKRFLTKDLKNGLSITSMYGDLSLHINHYPNGIVTVNCARIIYGNQVATNGVVHVIDRVITAVGNNIQDVIDVTDELSSLSNVVTASGLMDKLGEPGHLTLFAPTNDAFSKLDREVLDRLMGDKGALQALLKYHLLDSVQCSEAIMSGTSYETLEGTNIEIGCDGDSLTVNGIKMVLKKDIVTTNGVIHLIDEVLMPDSAKQVMELVGPSQATFGDMVAELGLSAAMRPQADYTLLAPLNAAFTDEVMSMDQRFLKIILENHVLKNKVVLGELFNGQRLETLAGKFLRVFVYRTAVCIENACLIRGSKEGTNGALHLMKTLIKPAEGTMFKLLTDHGGFKIFLSLMEAAGLTDLLKQEGDFTLFAPTDEALAGLSQRDLSILKSDPNALKTILLYHFSNGIFIGGGLETGVTNLLKSLQGSNLKVLYANDSMQVNSVRVPEQDLMATNGVVHFVKSLLFPEDVPVGNQDLFNLLKRIIKIIQIKFVSGYRFQEIPLTFMKRFSTVTRVTEREPTITKVIRVIEGEPSLTKVTRIIEGKPTFTKVTGVIEGPEFLVSSSSNVELYGPDAEFSTMNIDLEKFKEGSRRVPGRRVPAGVRRRTRMTSSAQAQ